CGCTGAAATTTGAAATCAGGCATTCAAAATTCCAGGGTCAAGGAATGGTTCATGATGTGCTGTTTGCCCAGTAAAAAGGGACAGAATGGATGGCATCAGatactgactttttaaaagggcaactatttttttcctactccaATCCCAAGCATTTGTCACTGTGCTGTCTGGCCCATAACGGGATCTATGGATATTGGGCTCTTCTGCCACCTCTGCTTTGCAGTGAATCTTTCTGCATAGGAAGCGGAACCTCAGTCCGTTATGCCAGAGCATCATTAGTTTTCAGGCACTTGTAAAGACTGGCAAATTCCACAATACCTCTTCTATGATCACAAATTGATCTTTCTTCTCAGAACTTTGCATTTTGTCCATAGCAGTTTATTAAATAGTACAACTTGCAGAGCATTTAAAATCATCTTATATATTTTCCTAGCAGGGAGTGGGAAGCTTTCTGCAGAGAAGGGGTCAGAGAAAGATTATGCTTTCTCCCCCTGCAACTTCTTTGCAGTAATTGAGACTTATCCAGCTTTGCTGCTTGCTCTTTTCCTCCGTCTATTTCAAGGcttactttagaaaaaaaacccaccttgaGCTGAGAATTTGTTAAAATAGGCAGTTGTGAATATAAAGGCTAAAGAAGggcaaacatttttattcagaataaCAAAATAACAAGAGCCAAGTTTTAACACTTATTTCATGCTCATGAATAGCATTTTCAGAGATTACTATCTTTgctataccttcagttttcaTGTGCCGTGTCCTTGCAATTGGAATTTAGCACTGAGTCACAGGGTGAATTCTCCAGGTTGGAGCAATCAGTACAGGATCTACAGACCTGTAACCCGAGTCCCATTCTTGGAGTTATCTGGCAATTAGCACAAAAATGATTTTAAGGAACACTGGCTTTGCAGGCTTCTCTaacatttcaaatgcatttaCCAAAACAGATGTGAGGCATCAGAAATAGTCATTAGTAATTAGGTGGGAACAGTTTCGTTGTAGAAAAGGGACACTTCTATTTTATTAGGCAAAACCTCCTCAGTACAGCTGAACAGACTTCTAATGGTAATGTTATTAGCCAACACTGTAAAAAGTTACAGCTCAGATTGGTATTAGCTTGCTTTCAGCTAGAACTCATTTAACGTGATACAggtttgggggagaaaaatccAAAGTTTCTGTTCACATAATTTTAGCAGCAGTACAGGGTCACAAAGGAGAAAATTCCTATTTTATGACACCCAAATATTAACCTCAAAACCTAAGTGTGGTTTTGCTGTGCGtttcttcttttgcaaagaTGGCAACTCCAGTAGCCACACTCATTCAGCTACAAATGCTTTTCAAGCCCTTTTAACCATGAACTCAGTTGCTAGTCTTATTCTCTGAACCCTCACACTTCATAAGGTGCTAACGCTCTCGACTTTGATTTACTTTCCCAAAGGATCAGATATGCATAGAAATACCATAATGTGAACTGAATTCACTGTCTCATACTCTGTCAGTACCCAGCTGAATAAGGGCATATACACCACTAAGAAACCAGTTACCATTCTGTAGTCCTCCATGGAAAAGCATATTACGTGCAATACAAGAAGCCACACTTCCAGTGTGCTTTaacagctggcaaaaaaaaaccacaaagaagtCTGCAGAACTGGAGGTGACTTGTATCCACTctagttttctttcctgatgcAGTGTTATCCCCCCGTTCTTTCAAAAGAGTATTCATTAGACAATAAATGAGAACAGTTTTTTCTGGAGATAAGCCATTCTTGTCATTGCAAGGgaacttttatttcaaatacgTTCTTACATTAAAGCCGCATTTTGTTATAAAAGTAGATAAACCCAGGAGACAAAAGATTCATgtattctattttaaaatattgggcTCAACTAAACTGCAGCCATTCCCATTCATTTCCTAAACCATGTTAGGGATTTTTCAGGCCAATGGAAATAAAGGTGTAAAGCAAGTCATCTAGGTAATTACATTACGGTCCAAGGAAATTTGTAACACCACCATAGAAAAGCGTATCTGCTCATTCTTCGGGCTCTTTGAAGTGTAGGGTGGCAGAAGTTTCTTTATAAACTCAGAAGTTTTTCATTGAGAGCAATCTGTGACTGTGTGAGGTTTGCCAAGTAGGTTACCATCAGTAGGTcctgagagggggaaaaaaaacagtgatcAGAAATATTAACAAAGATGTTAACCTATTAGGGAGTTGAATTTTTAACACCCATAAAGCAATTTATAATCAGCTACTAGAAATACTGTTAGTCCTGGAAGTCCTACCCTGAGGAATGCTTCCCACACAGGAAGAAGGTTTTGGTATTCCCAGAACATGAAACACTACCTGTGAAATTTTAACTCTGAGTTCACCCATGTTAACCAGGCAAGTCAAAGGGtataagcaaaattaaaaattagttcTGGTCTTGCAGACTGTGGGTGAACAACACGTTCAGAAACTTAGCTTTCGCTTTCCAAAAATCTGTTACAGAAATAAGGTAGCACACTAAAACCTTGTTCATGTCTTAAGTGTTACATAAGGAGACAGAACTTCAGCTCAGGCAAAAGAAGCTGGCAAGTCACCAGTTATCCTTGAAATCCATACTGCTTTCAGCTTGGTAATTCATATTGTCCGATCACTCCAATAGAATTGGTGCTAGCTTTCAGATTACTTGCATAATTCCCAAGTACTTTAAAACTTACTCCCTCTGTTGCAGTGGCTTGTGAGATTATTATGGTAAGCTCCTTTATCCACCTTCAGCTCTTAAAATATCAAATTGCTGACAAGAAAGAGCTGTATTTTCTATTAGCACGTTTTTATGAACAGCTGGATTGTTTTGATCACAGACAAATTTGTGTCTATATGACAAATTATCAAAATTTCTGGCAATATACTGGAAAAAATAGATTATGAACTTACATTGATATTGCTGTTCAACATGGTCTCAAAGTCCTCTGGTGAAATCTTTGGCACCTGGTTAATAAGATCCATCAGGAATCGCCCAACAGTGTTGTCAGCAGCCACTTTGCCAGACTACGCATAAGAAACACACATCTCAACGTGAGTAAAACTCAGTAGGTTTATGGCCCAGAAAGACaatatataaaaggaaaaacatgacaCACAAGCTTACATCGAACTATCTGCTGACTCATAAAAAGCTGGCCTTACCAACACATCCTCTGCATATTGGAGCACCATGGTCAGGGTATCCTGTATCCTGGCTGATGCTGACCCCACCTGCTGTAAGTCACTGGATAAGCCAATCACCCGATTAGGGCTAAAACAAGTCTTCATTATAAGAtccactgaaagcaaaaggatGATCAGTGAGAAAACTGGctgccacaaaaaaacccatcttaAATCTTTAACTTCTTGAAGATTTTTATGACAGCTTCAGCAAGACAAGTCTAATTCCCAGTAGAATGGCAATTTTACCACAGTAAAAGAACATTTAAACAACAATGGTTATAACCAAAACATTCACCTCCTATCCGCTCTGTATCATAATAAACATATTTCACTGTTAGAGGTGTGAACATCACGCCCATAGTTTTACCAGGGACTCCCATTGGggcactagaaaaaaaaagaacacaacatTTTCAGCATGGACATATTTAAGGGAGGAAATAACAGGTTTCCATCTCAATGATCTCTGTTAGCACTGAAGTATGAATGTAAGTTACTCATTCTCACCACAATCAGCAATAGTTTCCTAAAACCGTAGAATCATATGATATAGAATCCTATAGAAtcatatgattctatgatagaGCAGGTATTCTTCTATCCTGAAATACTCTGCGCTCTCTAAGAAATCACCTAAGGAACAAACATGAGTATGACAAAAATTCCAGTACAAAGCACTCTCCACACCTTTATTACTCTTATTATTCAAAGTATTTGAAGTTCATTTATGCTTTAAGTAAGTAAGATGTCATGGACCAGCTTCCTTTTTGAAGCTACACAGTCAAGAATCAGTAGACTTCCACTACAAAGAAAGGCTGGGGTTTTACCCTTAAGGAGGAGAGCTCTTCAGCCAGTACTGGGAAGAACAGTGAGGTAGAATAGTTTCATTTCTCAGTATTTAATCTCTGTTATTAATTGATAAAAATTGAAGGGGTTAAGGGTAAGAAAGACTGATCAAGAAGATGCTGTTTCAATTATGTTTTAACTGTATTAATCTTCCAACTTGTATAAAAAAACTGCTGAGAAATAAAGCCCAGCGACTACAGGCTAGCATTCAGACATTGCGATGGAAGTTAGTGACATTAATGCTAGCTATATGAATCCTGTGAAATGTCACGAAGATGTTCAGAAAGCTGTTAATGAAGTCACAATTTGCCACCATAACGAGGTACCAGCTTATGAAAGGTTAGGTCTTTCAACTTACATATGATGGTCAAGACATTCCAATGGGAAGTAAGCAAAGATCCCTGgcttgctgctgtgttttagCTACTGCACAATATTGTCCAAAATGAGACACTGCAGCCCActgtatttctcattaccctgaTGTGGTGTCTCTCAGTAATTCAGATAGCTCCCCTCCCAGAAATGCAGCCTCCCAGAGTACCTGACGTAGGCTTTAATGCTCATGCGTGAATTCTGGAGACTCGTGTccacagtgaggtggattgggTTGTGTGCTTCCCGGCTGTAATACTCATGGATCAGGACAGAGTGTTCCGTGATGTCATGACCTGTTGCATACCTTCAAAAAAAGCACATATTGAGGACACATTCTTCCAACATTCACATGCCCAGTGTTTGGTATTGTTGGTATTTAACAGGTTTGTATCCTAAACCACTGATTTTCaaacacagagctgcagaaactTACTAAATACAAGTGTTTTAACTAGGGAATTTGTAGTTTTATGGCCAGCTGTCCTGGAATTGTAGGAATCACAGGCTGAGCACACGCATGCCTGAAACATGCACAGGGCCAGAGTTGTAGTACCAGCCATAAAGAGTCGGTACAACTGACGTTAGACACCCAAGGTTCAGTTATCTGTCACTATGCCCTGGACCAactctttatttctgtgtaagCCAAAGCACACCAAACAAATCTGGACCAACCAAGTAGATCTTCCATAAATGAAACATCTGCGTGCAGGAGGTAGAACTTGTTAATCTAGCTCCTTTAGCTGTTCTGCAATTAGCTTCTCACATACATAGGAAAACTCCTGTCATTAGAACAGCAGTTTGTTGGGCCATTAAAAGGTTGTCAAAGAAGTTTGCTCCACAAGAGCAGAACTAAGCTATTTTGTAGGATGAGAGAATCATGAAAAGACTTAAGCTAGCTATCCACACGCTCAGAATCAGACTCTGTTCCCATAACACTGTACTGATCTTGCTTGGCATCCACCACACAAGTACTTCCACCTTTTCTCAGCGGAGAACTCCTGCGTGCTCAGGCTGATATCACTGACTCTTCCTGAGGCCTCTGGCACTTTACACTACTCTTTTTTGTGttctctgttctttctcacCAGTTATCTTCTATGGTGCAGGTTGTATTACAGGTGATTAAATTCTTCTAGCAAATCCGTGCCAGTATTCGCTAACTTATCACTCCTCTGTGATACCTTTTTCTAgatataaacaaaaacaaaccctgtaAGTCTCCAATACCACCTCTTCCTATCATGAATTCCAGCAGCTTCACAGCTCCCTGTAAGAGGCGTTGCAATATCTTACTGTCAGAAGCGCTAGTGCTTCTGCTTCTCAATCTGTGACAAGGAAAACTATGCATATGCATAGTTTAAGGGACGAACATGACTGTTGTTGCAGAAGAACTTACCAACCCAAGATGATCTCGCTAGGAGACACCTTCTTGTGCAACTCATACATGTTTTTGGCAAATTCCATGTCGACTGCCACCTGAGAGACGGGACAGGGCCAAGTCAGCTGGTTATGAGGACGCTTAACCCTCGGCGGAGGCCCACACGGGCACAAGCCCCAACGCCGCCATCAGAGGGGGCGCaggggccgccccccgccctgcGGCGAGGCGCGCCCCTCCAGGCGGGCCCGCCACGCCGCCCCGCTCGCGTCCCCggagggcggcgggcggccACGTGCTCCGTACCTCATCCTCGGACTCGTTGTGAGGGACGGAGAAGCAGTTGGTGACCTCCACCGAGTGCTTGTCCACAGTGCCTGCGGGAGGGCAGCGCGGTTAGGGGGGCGCCgtgggggcggcggcgcggggcgcggcgcggcggcggctctTACCCAGCAGCGTCCCAATGACCCGCGCCGCGCCCTCGTTGCGCCGTTCGAAGCTGTCCACGATGGAGGCGAGCACGACGGGGTGCAGCCGCACCACGCGGCCGCCGGGGAAGGGGCCCGAGAGCGCGGCCGACAGCggcgcggccggcggcggcgccggggcggcGGGTGGGGGCGGCGCGGTGGCGGGGGGAGCGCTTCCCGCTGTTGGGGCGGGCGTCGCCGTCGGGCTCTGCGCTGGGACAGCCGCGGGAACGGCCGGAGcggcagcaggagctgtcgcCGCCATTTTGCAAgacgggggggggtggggggtggcgaTACACGCGGCAGCAGTAATTGGCTAATTTGTACGCCTGTCACGCAGTGTTACCTTTCTACTGGGGGAAACGTGCTAAACTCCTCCTACCATCTATTAACCAATCTGGGGAAAGAGTGATGAGGGAAGACGCTCTGATTGGAAGAAGAGCACACAGTTACACATCCGTAACTGAAGCCTAATTTTGTGCCCACCCTCTCAGGGCTAGAGAGTTTTTCGATTGGATTCTCGCATTCCCCGCCTCCTTGCCTGTGTGCTCTCTTATTGGCTTGCACCGCCCTTACAGTCTGTCTGTCAGGGCGGGAAGTCCTATTT
The genomic region above belongs to Phalacrocorax aristotelis chromosome 12, bGulAri2.1, whole genome shotgun sequence and contains:
- the EIF3F gene encoding eukaryotic translation initiation factor 3 subunit F, with amino-acid sequence MAATAPAAAPAVPAAVPAQSPTATPAPTAGSAPPATAPPPPAAPAPPPAAPLSAALSGPFPGGRVVRLHPVVLASIVDSFERRNEGAARVIGTLLGTVDKHSVEVTNCFSVPHNESEDEVAVDMEFAKNMYELHKKVSPSEIILGWYATGHDITEHSVLIHEYYSREAHNPIHLTVDTSLQNSRMSIKAYVSAPMGVPGKTMGVMFTPLTVKYVYYDTERIGVDLIMKTCFSPNRVIGLSSDLQQVGSASARIQDTLTMVLQYAEDVLSGKVAADNTVGRFLMDLINQVPKISPEDFETMLNSNINDLLMVTYLANLTQSQIALNEKLLSL